GTAGGattgtccttttaaaaaaaaaagcctcagccAGTTTACTGGACTCTGTCCAATTcttacattaacattttaaaggagaaaCTGAACATGTGGAAAATGTTTAGGTTACCCTCCTGAGTTAAACAGGACAGCTTTAGAGTTACCTAAACAAAATCATGAGCAGCACTAGACATTTCTTTTAACATCTTGGGATAACTTAGGTATGGGACAACTGATCAAGGAAAAGAGTCTGAAATCTCTTACTGGCCTCAGAAAGGAGCCATCCTGCTTTTCTCTGTAATCCTTAGGTAAAAAAGGTTCCCAATATGTTGTCCAACTGCATAGCGTAAGTTACCCCTTCATTCTCAGCCATAAAGACAGCTTAAATTACCCAAGCAAAATTTAACTGCATCTGTAATACAAAAAAGAATGAGAGATGGTAATTCAGGGAACCCTCATTTTATCATAAAAAGCAGACACTCAGAGAGTAGCAAATAAGTAGAAACTGCTTGGAAGCAGTTTTGCAATTGGAGCTAGTGCTCCTTCTACCATCTGTTACAACCACTCCAGCTCTTCTGAGAACAAGGCTAGGTTTGCACATAAAGCAAAGGTTGCTAGGTTTCCTTTAAAACAATGAATAATAACGTTCTCTGCACAATTACTGTACTTCCTGAGAACAGCATTAATTTTCAGAGAATTTGAAAAGTAAATCTGTTAATAAGCTTAggaattaatattaattaaacaCAAGTTCTTTCAGAAATTTAGCAAAACCCACAAGACttataatttttcctttttaattcctACAGTCTTTGTGTTAGAGTACTATTATCTGTTCAAACTACCCACGTCAgactgtggttttgtttttgctttatattCATATACTGTGTTTTAAACAAGAATTCTTATTTTTGCTAAAAGTATCTCTCTTAGAAGATGCCAAAGAGTAGAAGCCTCCTACCAAGAACACTAGGAAGAATAACATCGATTTAATGTAATTCCACTTCTCCCAGTCTCAGTGGGAAGAAAACCACTCCAAAACCTCTGCTCAGTAAATAACTAGTTTGAGAGTACCCCTTTCATTGACCTCCCTACCCCAACTACGCATTTACATATCTTGTTGGCTTAGGTTCACATTACAGTTATAGCCATTACATTTTAAGGCTAGAAGGGCATAATTTGCCAGCAGAGCTGGACAAACTCTCCAACTCAGAAACTCATCAGGTCAAGTTAAGGGTGAGTTTTCTGATTTTAGTACACTAGAGTCCAAAacttgaacagaaaaataaaaaaagcagtaCAGCTAAGCATATTGATATATACTAATACTCCTATCTAAAGATGAATGATTTTTGAAGCCTTTTAGTAATTTACAAACTGGTGCCCTCACTGGTaacttttaaaattgatttgcCTGCAGTATCATAATCCAGTTTCTGCAAGGGACATGCATTTTTTAACTCCctttaaattcattaaaaatactatgaattaaaattatgtATGTGTCAAACCAACAGCTGCAGAATACCTGAGAAAAGTGCAGTCTGCATCATGTTATATACAGGTTCATGCAAGCTAGCTTATTAGCTAGAATCACCAGCATAGGATAGCACCTGTGTCAGTCACACTTCCCTCCTCTatctggagcagagcagcaatAAGAGATAACAGAGATATAAAACCTACAAAGCAGACTCAAGGGTTCTTTTCTTAGGCATTTTGAATTAATGTGAAATGCAACACCAGAACACGGAGTCACGGCAGAGTCTCCCAAGGGCTCTGACTGTCAAAGTATGAAAATGGATTGGCTGATTTATGTGTTTGCTAACTTCTCCTCCGGGTCCTTACCAGCAGCTAAGAACAGTGGTTTAACACTTCAGACAAGAAATTGTCACTTAGATGCAGGTGACATTTCTCCCCTCCCTATGCACTGTGTTTTTCTGTGAGTGTATCTCACGTCGCAATGAGGGCCTCTTATACTGGACACAAGAACACTGCTAGAGTTTGAAGAGATCGAAGTGCTGAATGTAAATTAGTTCTCCACTAATGCAGAAAACGGACTTTACACAATAGCTTCTCACAACTCTGTCATCCTCATGCCTTCATCCTGAGCTGGAAAGCACCAGCCTATCCAGATGAGAACAACAGCCTGTGATCTTTGTCAGGaaagtgccagcagcagcaccttttGTGACAGACAACTTCAGGAAGAGAACAGACCAAGACTAGCCAAATTCCTTTGCACAGGTCTCCGGATAGCTTAAGTAGCATGAGGCTGTGTTAAAAGTCCCTATAATTTACTTACATCTTCTTTCTTTGGCTGTGACACTCCAGGTGTTAAAACCACAATCAAATCCCATTACCTTCTTGTGCTCTAGTTTCTCCTTCTATTAAGCAGATGTTGACCTTTCTTTATTATGCACTTTGAGACATACAAATGAAAAGGTGTACGTAAGAGCTGATTATTGTTACAGCTACTAATAATAACCCTTGAGCTGTCTAAGTCTCTCAggtaaaataattctgtataaCTAAGCAAATCTTTCAAATCCTTCCAAATCTCCACCTGAACTTTACAATCTAGATGGTGAAGGCAGTGGAGGAAAGAGGCAATAGAAATCTTATtcactttaaacaaaaatgaaaaaatgcatgaaatgctTCACCCTGGCAGCAGGGATCTGTCATGTGACACAACTCCCCCAGAACAGTTTTGCCTTTTCATTCCAAATAATTCAACTTGCATTGAAGGTTTAGTTCTGAGACCTTCAGTTTATCTCAATAGTTAAGTTTGTAGCAAGGAGACAAATAGTGCTCTTTAAATGAGAACCGATTTCCTTCTCTGAACATTCCTCTGCATTTGGATATTGGGTCTTTCCCGTGGATCTGAAAGATTTCAATAAAGGCTTCATCCTCCCAGTGAGTGAAACCACAGTGATTTTATCTGTATTGTCAGAATTTGCAAGTCTTCTCCCCTCGCTTTCTTTtcacgcttttttttttaacggcATGGAAAGCAATTGGCCCTTTACGCAGAGATGGAATCTATGCAAGGGGAACAAGCTTCTAAAGCATACCTCTAAAACAAAACTCAAGCGACATGTTTCCAACTCCAGAAGTAGGAGCACTGTGCTTTTCACAGGAGTCATAAACTTAAAAAAGAATTTGCACAGGACAGAGACACTTTCTAAGTCCACGGCAGCACTGAATGCGAGGCCGTTAGGAGGACATTTCTGCAAGGCTGTATTATTGCTGTCTTTGAAGTCATGCAGAGATAAACTCTAACGTAGGATCGGATTATGTCGTATGCACGGAAAGTAAAGCAAGAGCTGCCCTCAGCCAGTAAAAGGAATGACATAAAACCAGAGATATAAGTACTAAGTAACATGTAAGTAGTACTATGCCATTAAAATTGACTAGAATGACCCCTTCTAACCAGTTACTGTACGCTTTGTTAGCTTGCTGCTACCCCAGCATAAGACCTGAAGAATTCTGAAGTGAACGAATTGATTGTCAATGACTTCAAAACCACACCAGGCTTTTTACTTACTATAGCTTTTGTCACAGGACTCCACACACATGCAGTTACTAATTAAGCATTACATCAAGAAAATCAACCTTCATACCTATTTTGTTTCAATGCTCAAATTAAATAGATCATTCCCACACTTTTTTGGTCTAAGAAAGAAACGAGCATTGACCACCTAATGCACAAGCAAGACAAAGTCATTTCATTATCAAGGTAGACttggaattaaaaatactttaggTATAACATGCAGTATGTCAGAATGACACAGACATGAGGTAAAAGGGTCTTTTAGCTGGGCCAGAGTTctgtaatatttaaaagaatgtaGTCATCTTTGAATCTTCATATTAACTGGTCCCTATTCCCTGTTCAACTGTAACATTATTTAACAACTTGAATCCATAATTAAGTTCATCATCCCAGGGGAATTTTGAAAGGAGGCTTAATTTTCTGCAAGAGAAATGGAGACATTGCTGTGTGCCTAGCAGGGTAACAAATCAATGACTCAGCAATAGGCAGTTGAAAGCAGATTGTTTTTAATCGCTTGGTCCCTGATATATACATATCCTGAAGGGCAGTCTTTGTGACCCTGGTAATTTTTATGTTGAACAACAtgtatgttcattttttttttttgcaaacagcACTTTATGATGAAAGAATAAACTCCAGCTGTTTATAAACAGATAAGAGTATAGTATAGACAGATGTAATTTTTTGAAAAACCTGTATTCAAATACggaatttttgtttttgccaaATATATGTGAAATACTGGAGCATTATCAGACTGCAAGAtctaatatttgctttttatgcAATGCAGTAccaattttttctttgtttacaaACAACAGGTACAAAACACCACTGATCCTTATTAAGGGTTCATATTTTTAATGGCTAGTAATAGATTTTGCTGAGGACTAGTGAGCATATGCACTAGAAAATACCTAAAATTTCAGTTGATATATTTTGCtagcattaggaaaaaaaatccatttgtaaTGCATTTCAGTAACTAAAAGCTGTGACAGAATCCCAGAACCTGAAATCCAGTATCCTAGGAGATTTTCAGATCCATGTAGGTTTGGGTCCACAGATCTGGACCTCTGcacaaagtttttgtttgtagtTAATTCCAAATTAAAAGGGCCCACATTCCAGTTTGTGAAGAGCACTGCCAGATTCTCCTGAGAATTCAGCATGAACAGCTATTAGTCTTGGAAAAGCAAATCATTGCATGTAGACTTGTATTTCTGCCATTTGTGATGTACAGAAGTGTAACCCCAGGCTTCCTGTTCCCACTACCATTAGTTAATTTTAGTAAACTGTgttaataaagggaaaaaactcTGTGCTCCCCAGTGTCCcatgcatttttgtttgctcttcttCATATCTCTTCATAGCgattattttgcaaataagaGAGAGGAATAGCCACACAGTTCATTGCAAtactttcagttttattttactgtcaTTTAGGCTTGATTGTCTTTCGATTCCATTATAAACATGTAGCATGAATAAGCTGGTGTCCAACTGTAATGCCCATAGTACTATACTTGTGTGAAGAAGTTTAGAATGTATGCCTTTTATTAATGAgatttctgtaaaaagaaactaaaattcCATGTAAACTACTTCACATTTCAGCACTTAAAATTATACTTGTCTTACCTCCAAAAATTCCGTATTATTTCATGCACATCAAACACTTCAACACATTATCTAGGCCACAaaaccaatatatatatataagttagATCAGGTAATCTAGACTCAAAAATTGCTTCTCTGAATTCTTAACAGAAATGACTGAGAGAGAATAGCTTAATTTTATAACTTGTCAATATTTACAGCTTCAAAAAGAAAGGCTCTTACCTTGAGAAACAAGGCTCCCTTGGAAGCCAAGGAGTCCGTTCCTTTTCCATTGGGGTAACAGTGATAGGCAGCATCCATAACAGGATAGCGGCTGGCAAAAAGGAGACCACTGTTCACAAACTTAAAGCTACAGCAGGCATGGCAACTGTAGACCCCAACATCATAGACAATGTATTCAAAATAGTGATGAAGCTGCTCTTTCAatttctctgcagctctttTGTCAAACACTTCCTGCAAACACAGAAAGTCCAAGTTggcagggaagaaagcagagatcTCATGATCAAAGGTCTCATCCGTATGTTTCTTTTTCCGCACTGAAGTCTTCTTCATGACCGAAGCCTTGTAGAGGAGCTTGTTGTTAACAGTGCTTTGGTCCACTGTGCCGTCTCCAACACGAACCTTAACTAGTGACTCTCTTGAGGCCGAGTAGCTGTCTAAGCTCCCAGAatctccttccttctgtttgtGGTTAGGTGTTTTTGAGATCTCTGCGTCACCTTCCAGCGAGTGCTCTGCAGGGCCACTAGCGTTAGCCTGCCCATTGACGGTATCTGTTTCTATGTCTGACATGTGGCCATTATCCTCTCCGTTTATGCGGACGATGCAGgtgttttcctctccttcatTTGGCTCTCCATTTCCACCCTTATCTTCTCTGCTATCCTCACTGTTGTTCGAGCCAGAGTTGTCTCCTTTATACTCCATTGATGTTGTCCTTTTGATGCCAACATTAACAGTACGATTAGTGCTATCTCCACCCTGGGGGGAAACCAAGCTGCTAAAACTTGCTGCACTGATGGACGTGTTGGTAGGAGaatctatatatattttgatCTGTGGTCTGCTTGCCCCATTTCGGATCCTCCGGCCAATCTCCTTAGCCCTAGCCTGTGTAttgaaaacattattaaatCTTGCCAGAGAATCTGGCAGCAGGCAAACATTGGCACTGCCAAAGCAGAAGCTTTTCCCATTCCCTGCAGCCTTCCATTCAGTGAGCAGTGTGGCTCCATTGGCATGGCTCTTGTCTTCTAGTCTGGAGTAGATGTATGGCCTCCTGGCTGACTGGAGCGGGGACCACAACAAGAAGCCTATCAGAGCAAAAGGAAGAGAGGCTACCAACAGCGCCAAATAGATGGGAGTGGTAATAATGATGCAAAGTGCATGAAAATAGCACGGATCGTCTGCTCTTTGACGTTTTTCATAGGTGGTTGGAACAAAAGAGGCCACAAGCCTATCTGCAAACCAATAACATGGGAAAATTAGGCCCCAGGAAAAGGAATGCAGAACTGACAGAAAGCTGTTGGGAAATGGGGAAGTGTATAAAACCATTGCAACTTAATTATGACAACACTTCAGGGCCTACTACATGATGTCACTGTGTCAAGCATCCATAATAACACTGGTAGAGGGTTGGGGAAACAAGGTCCAGTCAGGAGTTTGTTTCTTCCAGTAAGAGTCAATAAGAAAACTGTAAGAGCACCATTTCACTGTGTtgtagtaaaaagaaaagaaggccactgtttttgtttggctttttggcatttgtaTTTGTCAAAGGATGTCATTGTTCACTGGAGGCTGCCATAACGAAACACTCCAGAGGCAAAGAGaaaatctgtaaaaacaaaagacacaaaACACATATAACAGTTACTAAAAGTTTGAAGCAGGTTTGCTCATGCTGATTTTGCCTTCATAATATTTCcctgttttgtttaatatttttgacaGTCTTTTACAGATCATGCATCTAGATCAACTCTAACTACAAGAGACTGGTATTTTGGCACATTAAATCAGAACATCAACCACTTAATGCACATGACAAATGTTGTCATGGAAGACATTTCTACTGCAAAGTTCAAGCCTTACATTCAGAAATATATGTTGGACAGtttaatattcatttatttatattagctGCTTTCAAATCTTCACAAATGGCGTGAAGCAGCTATCTCTAGGCATCTAGCATTTTATCACTGAAGTTAAACTTACTTGAATTGCCAAGGccattaacagaagaaaaaaaaaacgatgcAATGAAGGTATAATGGCAAAGGCACCTCGTATTCAAGAGCAAAACCCATGCTTACTAAAAAATGGTTTGCTTTGCtgcacttcaaaacaaaatgggTTGACTTACATTAATAACAACACCCTTCTTATAGTTAAAAATGGCttcaaatttttaattttcactttattaaaaacagtaaatcaAACTGCTTTGCTTTAATATTTAGGTATTTAATACTCATAATTTAATTCAAGTTGTAGATCAATTTCATTGCAACAGcccacaaaaaaatcttaagaagATTTCCTATAAAAGACTTCTTAcatattctataattctatatGGTGCATGCTTAAGCAAAATATGAAGTCATCATagttaatattattatttataaatttcaattttcagctttgaataAAACAACACTAattgaatatataaaataaatttcctcTGAAGACAGAGCATGTCTTTGAAAGGTTGTCTTACCAGTTGCGAAATTCACATCTGAAGAATTTATCAAATGCCATCattaaaaaagacacaaaatggTAGAGACATGGTATGTACAGCTTACATATCTTTTTTAAGTCATTTAATCCTAACAGCTTATAGTAAGTTGAGGTTTTATCACAGGTTTTGATAATAGGaaatgtaaatgattttttaataaacactCCTGTAAATCAGACTTTATCAGTCTTGACAGTGGTATCACCAATGAATGTGATATCACTCTCTTCGAACTGAAATTGTGATACTACCCAAtaagaagaacaagaaatgaaaagaatggaaataagTAAAGCAAAGCAATCAGGTCACTTATCAAGCACTCTGAAGAAGTATAAAAGAAAGTGAGAAGGTTAGAAAAGGAGTTTTACAATGAATTAATCTCTTCATCAGCAAAGCTATATAACTGATGAAGGCAGAATTCCCATTTATAATATTTCAAGTTTAAACCTAGAATGTAAATAATATTGAGCaatactgaataaaaaaattcaAGAAGTTAGAGAGAGGATGTATATTGGACCATGCTTCAAAACTCTTCTTTAATTTTGACATCTTAgataaaaattacagaagaatATTTATTGGCATAAATTCAATTAGAATTTGGGACTCCTGGAAAGCCAAACTTAGGGAAATAGTAGGTTgatgcatattttaaatattctgcagGGCACACACAGACAGGTGgacatttctatttctatttaacAGCAAGTAAAACAATGATATGGAACACAGAAGAGAGTTCTACAAAGCAACAGTGCCtcaatatcaaaataaaatgcaattcttCAGTTTTCTATCACCATTTAGATTTTTGCTTCTCCAAACCAAGCCCTTGCAACTGATTTACATtcctcctggcagcatgtttttAACTGTGGCACACATGCAATACCACACTGCCTACTCAGAGTATACTATACTGGTCAGAAGTGATAAATAAGGCATTAGAATACATAGCTTAGCTAGCTCTCTTTTTACCACACACATTCTTGTTTATTAATGATAAGAAAATTCTTTCTTCAACCTAAATTCCTGATCAGCAGGACTAAGTGTAGTCATAGCACATCAGATCTGCAGACATACATTTTTAGTAGGCACCTTGgataaaaagagaattttattaaagaaacagATGAGATAGCTCATAACAAAAATTAACTGGAGACAGGAATCAATCCTAAAATACAACGAGAAAAATCAGGTTGGGTGAGAACAAGATTATGAAAGCCTTTGAAAGTGAAACCAAGTAACTGGTACCCAAATActacagagaagcaaaataacAGCTCACAGCCAATTGCAACTGCTAGCACTAGGGCAGTCAGCTATGTTTACTGCAATACATggtcctgtttctttttttttttttttcccctgatggTGCAATTTCCATGAAAATTGCAAAAGTTGAATtaaggaagatatttttttctttttaattgttaGCTTAGCAAAACTTTCACAATCTTATACATTATGTTTGAGTTTAAATAAATGAGTGACTAGTCAAGTGCCAAATAACAAACACTTGGCATTTACTACTTGCCAAAGGCATTTTGGGATGTTGATAATGGGGGGAAGCCTAGcagatttgttttcctgaaggaTTTTTAGGACTCTTCAGTATGACTCGCTTAAAAGACACTCTGGCATCTATAAATCATATGTTAAAAGATAACTTTAACCCTGTCCAATTACGTTATTACTGTTAGACAAGAAAAACTGTGAAGAAGTTATTCTCTTCTTCTTGATGcttaaaatgctttataaaatCCACATTGATTTACATAATCACTCCACAGACTAGAAAGATTCTTCTTTACAGCAGTCCCAAGGATAAAGGGAACACTGTGGTTTAGGGTATGTGAAGTAAGGATGGACTGCAAACCTGGTACGTGATATTTCAACTTTCAGGCTAATGAACTTTATGGTAAAAAGTGACATTACACTCTGCAACCCCACTGCAATTTGACCTTTACTATTCTAAAATCACGTGccagaaggaaatgcagaagtACAACAGATTCATAACAATTTGTCTAATTAGGTCTTctacagataaatattttcttaagtgTATGATGACAGGGTGTTAAAGCTCCTACGAAGACATGATGCCAAGTGACAGTTTTGTAAATAGAGCAGTCAACACCTGTGCAGCGGTGTGGTGAAGTAGAGATCAAGCCCAGATAACTCATGCAGGTTCTGTTACGGACTGCAGTCTCAGTAAGTTACAAGATAAACAGCTGTCCAGCAACCCATAAAATGTTCAACTAAAATGGATTCACAAAAGCAATTATCCACATTATGGGAACATAGTAAATCTAAGGGACTCATGTTTCCTGCAGATAAAACATACTATCATATCTATTagttaaaaaggaagaaaaatgaatgtaatCAGAAATCCTTTCACTGGATAGAATCATGCAGCAAGTACCATAAAGCAAACTGGTTAAGAGTGaagtttcaaaaacatttagCAAGAATGTAATTACTTGTAAACAGTAAGGACTGAATGATGGCTCAAGACAGCATGGTGACTGCTACCCTTTCCGTGCCTTAAACAAGGACGGTACCTTTGAAAATCGTGGAAGAGTGGCTGTATGGTTTTGACCAGGTGCCAGCTCCATTCACTGCTGGCCCAGTTGAAGTGGGGAGGCAATAGGGAGCTGAGTGCACAGATGCATTCCATcgattttcttctctgaattcTAGTAGTATTCTCACAACTAATGGTACAGAACTATAAAAACTCTGGCACCAcagcaaattttaaaacatgatagttggagaaaaggaaggagggaatCGTGATCGgatgtcttttcatttttacatattGCAGACAGAAGACATCGGCACATCAGGGCCCTAATTAAAAAACACTCTGCTTGGAAGTAAAATAGTATTCTAATTTGTTAATTTTATAGATGAAGGAAATCGCACAATTTGCCAAAGCTGTGTTACAGACTTACTGGCACACACGAACAGGAACTTAGTTTCCTACTCGTCTCTTAGCTGCAAAACCATATGTGTGCTAGTGCCCCAAAGCAACCCAAAAAGAGACAAGAAAGAGGCATAAGagacacatttttcatttctgcaagatCTTAAAGGCTGGGGGGAAGGCATCACGCGAGTCAGCTGCAACTTGGAAAACATGACGTCAGTAACATCTCTCCTAATGCAATGGTTTAGATGGAGCCCAGAGCTAAAGTGCCTAATTCCTTGTGATGATGGGTATTACTTGGTAATCCAATGCTTTATTCATAGGGGCTTGAGAGATTAAGGGAGAATTTAAGATACTGCAatgaaacagatatttttatatgcTACAAAGAGGTAAAAAGCAGTCTTGCTTcgttgtttttattattttctaagtgTTTGAAGGCTAAAAAAAGacttcatttaattatttttttttatgatgccAATATAGAACATTTCAACTTTATTGATAAAGACAACAGGTGGAAAGGTTTCAAAGATTTTTATGATTATA
The Anser cygnoides isolate HZ-2024a breed goose chromosome 12, Taihu_goose_T2T_genome, whole genome shotgun sequence genome window above contains:
- the SMPD3 gene encoding sphingomyelin phosphodiesterase 3; this encodes MVLYTSPFPNSFLSVLHSFSWGLIFPCYWFADRLVASFVPTTYEKRQRADDPCYFHALCIIITTPIYLALLVASLPFALIGFLLWSPLQSARRPYIYSRLEDKSHANGATLLTEWKAAGNGKSFCFGSANVCLLPDSLARFNNVFNTQARAKEIGRRIRNGASRPQIKIYIDSPTNTSISAASFSSLVSPQGGDSTNRTVNVGIKRTTSMEYKGDNSGSNNSEDSREDKGGNGEPNEGEENTCIVRINGEDNGHMSDIETDTVNGQANASGPAEHSLEGDAEISKTPNHKQKEGDSGSLDSYSASRESLVKVRVGDGTVDQSTVNNKLLYKASVMKKTSVRKKKHTDETFDHEISAFFPANLDFLCLQEVFDKRAAEKLKEQLHHYFEYIVYDVGVYSCHACCSFKFVNSGLLFASRYPVMDAAYHCYPNGKGTDSLASKGALFLKVQVGSTPQDQRIVGYISCTHLQAIAGDTTVRCEQLDMLQDWLSEFRKSTSSSSTANPEELVAFDVICGDLNFDNCSSDDKLEQQHSLFTHYKDPCRIGPGEDKPWAIGTLLDPEGLYDDEVCTPDNLQKVLESEEGRKGYLVYPTSKNHNSSQKGRKASLKGNGRRIDYMLYTEEGLYLEWKVEVEEFSFITQLAGLTDHLPVAMRLMVSTGEDDP